From Apus apus isolate bApuApu2 chromosome 22, bApuApu2.pri.cur, whole genome shotgun sequence:
CAGTTCTCcaattcttttaatttcttttcatctcttttcactgatttccaattattttcacttttaagtGAAGCTGTAACTTCTTTCCCATTACTTTGCTTTGTTTGAACTTCTTTACActtcttcccatttctttccaattattttcactttcacCAGCCATGGGCTCAACCGTGACACCAAACTCCTCCCTCAAatgccccccaccccaaaaataCCCTCATCACACCAAAATCCCCCCTCCAGGCCCCCGTGGACTGACCAGCCAGCTCCAGCGAGGCATTGCGGCTGGTGGCCACCCCCAGGTAGTTCCTGGCTACACAGACGTAGACGCCCTCATCAGTCCTGCCACGCCGGCCAGGGAGGATACGGGGCAAGTAGAGGGACCCCCCTGGCAGGAGGGTGCGGTGGGAGCGGGGGTCCTCCCGCCCCGTCCCCACCCGCTCCCCATCCTTGTACCACTCCACTGCAGGTGCTGGGCGGCCCTCGGCCCGGCAGTGCAGGGTGGCTGGGTCTCCCCTGAGCACTAGGAGGTCCGTTGGGTGCTGCACAATGCGGGGGGCTGTGTCCTCCAGCAGGGGGTGGGAACCTGTGGGGAAATGTGGGGGGTTAGGGGGGGCCACTAGTGCCTTGCAGGGAGGATTGGCCCAGGTTGTCTTCCTTCCCCACTTGGGAGGTAGAATGAGCCAGAGGTGGAATGACCTGGAAGTGAGATGATCCAGAGGTGGGATGACCAGAGGTGCAATGATCTGGAGGTGGGATGATCTGGATGTGGGATGATCTGGGAGTGGGATGAGCCCAGAATTGGGATGAAGTGCATGTAGGTCTCAGTCCAGTGGATCCCCCCCAACccaggtgggtgctggcagggtggGAGCAGGACCAGAACAGTGTCAGACCTTGGACACACAGGAGACAAGGACAGGGGGAAAAAGCAGCTCCACTCCCAGTAACACTCCTTCTCTGCCCAGTTTCCCTCTGGGCCACCCCTGGGGAAACGGGGTTGGGGCTAAATTCcctaaaaaaaaaggtgttttcccTTGGCTGCAAGTGAGAATTTTCTGTGGCCAGGGAGGGAGCTCCGGGCTGCAGGAAACGCCtctttttaagggaaaaaaaaaacccatattgGGTCTGTGGATGTTCCGGGGGAATTAATGACTGCTCGTTAATGATGGGGTAATTAATACTCATTAACGCTAGGGTAATTAATGTCCGTTAACGCTGGGCATGGCTGGCCCTGCAGTACAGGCTGCGGTCACTGTGTGTCACTGCTGTCCCAGGGAGCGGCGGTGACACACgaaagcagagcagagtgcacatacacacacacacacgtgtgtgcatgcacatacATGCACATGTATGTAGCCACGCACTGGCCCGGGTGCATGCAGCACCAGGCATTTGCACACACGTGTGCACTCACAGACACGTGTGCATGCAGGCAGGAGGTGCGTGCACTTGCAGACACCCGAAGGTGCATGTAGAAGTGTGCATTCATGTAGGGGTGGGAaagcatgcacacacatgcacacacacgcacacacatgCAGGGGCGTGCAAGCATGCACTTACACACGCAGGTGCACGCACACACATGTATTCACACAGGGAGCATGCACGTCTAGACTTGCATTTGCACACACATTTGCACACACATACGTGTACACAACCCTGCATGGCCCTACACACATGACACTGGGGCATACAAGCTTCCATGTACCCACAACCTCGCCTGCAGACGCGTGAACACGCATGAACATGGATCACACACACGCCCTCTCATGCATGCCCCTCATTTGCATACGCAtgtgcacagccccagctccccagcacttggaggtggggaggtgggagggggggCTGTGATTTGGGGTGCCCTGGGCTGGTTGCCATGGGGATGGGATGCGGCTGCCATGGGGACAGGGGAGGGAtgctgctgggggctgaggCAGGGGGGCCCAGCGGGGGCCAAGGAGGTCGCAGCTGGCCCCGGTGGCTAATTggactggggaggggggaaggccAGGCCCCCTTCTGTGCCCCCCGTTCCCCACAGGGGCTTGGGGGACACCCCTATCAGCCCCCCAGAGACAAACGAAGGGAAGttcagactgaaaaacaggaggaaaagctcAAAAAGTGGACCCCCGCCTTAATCCTCCCTTCAGCCCCACAGTACCCATGGCTAGAGTCAGTTTGGGGACACAGAGTTAATTTGGGAACATGAGGCTGGTTTGGGCACACGGGGTCTCTCCCAGTTCAGTCAAGGGGTCAGTGTAAGGACACAGAGAGAGACTGGGGACACCAAGTCTCTCCCGGCTCAGGGATATGGGGTTGGTGTAGGGACACAGGAACAGTTTGGGGACAAGGGGTTGCTCCTGAGAGCTGGTCTGGGGACATGAGGACAATGTGTGGATACCGGATCAGCCCCAGTTCACGGTCCAGGAGTCGGTGTGGGGACATGGGGCCAGTCTGGGGATAGGGCATCACTCCTGGGTCAGTCCTGTTTTGGAGACTCAGGGCTGGTCCCGATTTGGGACTATTTAGGGACACGGGATTGCTCCTGTTTCATGGTCCGGGGACACAAAGCTGGTCCCCGAGGGGGAACACGGGGGCTGATTTGGGGACACTGGGTCACTTCCAGATTGGTGACATGAGCAGGTCCCAGAGTGGGGACATGCATTCGGTTTGGAGACCGGTGGGTCCTGGCTCGGGGCTAGGTGACTGAGGGCTATTGCCAGTGTGACCGCTGGACTGGGGACAGCGGAACAGTGGGACACGGGGACAGTGGGACACCGGGGACAGCGGGATACAGGGACACGGGGACAGCGGGACAGAGGGGCAACAGGACAAGGCGACAGCAGGATACTGGGAGAGCGGGACACAGGGAGAGCGGGAACTAGGGACAGAGGGACACTGGGGACAGCGGGATACAGGGGCACGGGGACAGCGGGACAGTGGGACAGAGGGGCAACAGGACAAGGCGACAGCAGGATACTGGGAGAGGGGGACACAGGGAGAGCGGGAACTAGGGACAGCGGGACACGTACCGTTCCCGGGGGTGAGACGGAGCGCGGGACCCGTACCGTTGGGGTCAGAGGAATTGGAGCCCTCGGCTCCCAGCGAGTCGGCGAACAGGTTCAGCTGCAGCAGCGTCTTCAGCAAGTACCGCAGCATCGCACCGCCCGGATCGGCTGGGTTGGTCCGAAACAGCACGGCTCGGCTTGGCTGAGCTCAGCTCGGCTCGGTCTGGCTGGGCTCTGCACGACCCGATCCAGCTGGGCTCGGCTCAGATCACAGGTAGGATGTGCTCAGCCCGGCTCAGCCCAGCACGGTTCAGATCGGCTCGGATCGGCTCGGCCCAGCCCAGTTCACCTCAACCCAGCTCGACTCAGCCCGGTTCAGCCCGTCCCGCCTCCCCCCTGTCCCGGCTCCTCCCGTTCGGGCTCCTCCCGTCCCGGCTCAGCGCGTCTCGGTTCAGTCGGTCCCAGCTTCCCGCAGCCCGCGGCACCGCCCCCGGGTCCAGGGGGATGCAGCGGGGGCGCGGCCAGCGCTATGCTGGGGGGGAAGTAGGGGGGTGTCACTGCCCCCCAttttgggggaaggggaggactCCCATACGGGGGCGGGCAGGCGTGGGAAGTAGGTTGAGGTGATCTTTGAGGGGGGCCAGAAGAAAAGGGGGGCGAGGGCTGCCGTCACCCCCCAGGTAAATAACCACCTGGGGACCCCCCTTCAATGAACCCCAAAAGGCAGCTCGGGGGGGCAGGCTCATGCACAACTACTCCAACACGGGGGTGGAGAGGGGACTTTTAGGGGTGCTGGGACTCCTAGTGGCCTTgaacttggggggggggggtcacgTGGGCACATCTGCATGATGGCTCCTGAATTCATAATGAGCAATTAGACAATTAATGCAAGGGAGGGGTGAAGTGTGAAGCAATGCCTCTTCCCCAGCGAACCCTTCGTTAGGGGGGGATCGTTATGGGGGGGTTTGTTATAGGGGGATTGTTATGGGGGCTCATTCTGGAGAGGTTCCTTATGGCACGGGTTTTTATTGGGGTGTTGTTACGAAGGTTCATAATAGAGGGTCATTATGTGGGTTTGTTATGAGGGGGTCGCTATGGAGGGGCTCATTCTGGGAGGGCTTTTTTTGGAGAGGGTCATTATGGTGGCACTATATATCCTGCTTGGGGAGGGTGGGGATGATGGGATGGGAAGAAAGACGGGGCCCGGGGAGGTGGGACCCCCAGGGACGGTTGGAAAAAGGAAGTGGGGAGGGGATGATGAGGGAGAAATGTGGAGGGAGGACACACTGTGTGCACATATGGGGCACAATGGGCAGGGTGAGCAGAAGAGGCCTCACATCTGGACAGTGAGACAAGCTCGCTCTGCACATCGGGAGGGGCGTTTCAACTGGAGGGCTCTTGGTACACATCTGGAGAGGGGTCGTGCACATCTGTGGCACAGAAGTTGTTCACATCTGGGAGATTTAGAGGGTACATGCAGATTCAGGCAAACACCTGGAGGTCACAGCTGGAGAGGTCCTGAGGGGGGTCACAACCAGTCTCTCGCAGGAATGGCTCAGCACATCTGGAGAGTCTGGCAGGTTGCACCTCTGGAGCCACAataaaaggggggggggggggggggggcgggcgcACATCTGGATGCACATCTGGAAAGCATGCTCCAGGATGCTGCCCCCCACACTTGTAGCTGTGCTGAGGCCCCAAATGGGCACAGACCTGGGACCCACCACACACATCTGGGATGCCCTGTGCACATCTGGGGCCATTCAGCCTCTCTGTATCCCAGCAGATCTGCCAGATCTCAGCATTCCATGGCCAATTCATCCATACCACCCAGAGCCAGgcatggagaaaagaaagattaatttattaatatccctaaagcttttccctttctcctgcagtgGCTGCCCAGGGATTTCCCAGAAGGATCAAAACCAGGAGAAATCAAAGAACAGGTTTATCCAACTCTTATCCAAATAATTCTCCAGGATGGGAATTGAAGGTGATGCCCAGAATATTAAATGCTGTGGaatttccccctccctcctttgGGTGTTCCTGAAAAGCCGAGtcacagggatggggcatctccaACTGGGAATCAGGGCTGAAAAAGGACTGGAAATCCCCAGGGAGCTTTTGGTCCTCTTTCCCCGGAGTGCTTTGAGGAATTGGATGTTTTGGGAATTTTTTAATGGGAATCCTGCAGTCTGCGGGACAAGGGGTTTCAAGCACTTCTGTATCAGCTTGAGGCTGAGGCGATGGGCTCGATGTCTTGGGGTGGGAAAAGGAGACAAAGGAGCTGCCTTATCCCCATGGATAATCTACACACACGCATACATACGCACGGATTTATCCCGGTTAATCAACCGGGCAAACAGCGCGAGCAGGGGCATTGCCTCCTCATTAGCGGATTTATTCCCGCTGCCGCCGCTGTTAATTGCCCTTTGATGCGGCGATTAGCGGCTGTTTGAGCAGGCTTTGCCCAAACCTCTCCCTGCCACGGCCTAAAAGCCACGCCCCGCCCCCCGAATATTATTTttcgggggcggggggggaggggagaggggaggataCTTCGTTATCCAAGttattctgctttattttccgTAATTCCTTAATTTTTCTAACCTGGACAGGCCGGAGCTGGCGGTAATAAGGAGCGACAGGATATTTGTAGGGGCAAATAAGGGGCTGGGACCCCCGCGCCGCTGCTGGGGGGGGTTCCATCTCTCGCAGCCCTTGTATTACCATGCCCTCTGGGaaccccctctcccccagccccgctctTTGCcggaaaaatgcagctttttgcATATTTATACGGGTCGTGGATCTGCACATGGGGCCGGGGGGGAGGAATGGGGAAGACCCCGGGGGGTGGGTCTggaaaggagcagggctggagtggTGCTGGGTGGTGGCAGGGGGATACTGGGGATGCTGGGGTGTGGCAAGGGAGTGCTGGGGGGTACTGGGGAGACAGGGGGAGTGTGAGGGTTGGTACTGGGATGGGTTAGGGGGTGCCACTGGGATTGTGGAGGGAATTGTTCTGGGATGCTGTAGGAAATAGTACTGGGCTGCTGTAGGGAATGATTCCAGGATGTTTATGGGGGTGATGCTGGGATGCACAGAGGGATGCCAGGATCCTTTAGGAGATGGCACTGGGGTGCTTTAGGAGATGGGACAGGGGGCCCTTTAGGAGATGGCACTGGGACTGTTTAGGACTTGATGGCAGTATGCTGTAGGGAATCCTGCTGTGATGCTTTGGGGAATGATGATAGGATGTGATATGGAAGAATGCTGGGATGTTTTAGGGGAGCTACTGGGATGCTTTGGGGGATGGTGCAGCGATGCTTTGAGGGATGATATCGGGATGTGATAAGGGATAATACTGGGAGGCTTTAGGGGGTGGCACTGGGAAGCTTTAGGAAACAATGCTGGGATGCTTTAGGCCAGCACTCTGGGATGCTTCAAAGGATGATGTCAGTATGGAATAAGGGCTGATGCTGTGATGTTTTACTGGAGATACTGGCATGCTTTGAGGGATGGGATGCTTTGGTGTGGGATGCTTTAGGGGTACCAACTGGAATGATTTAGTGAGTAATGCTGGGACTCTGTAGGGGTAACACCAGGATGCAGTGGGCGCTGGTGCTGGATGCTCTGGGTGAGCAGATGGGGTTTGCTTTTGGGGtgcctgggggtgctgggcagTCCAGAGAGGCTGATCCCGAGGCCAGGGGtcagtctgtctgtctgtctgtcacCTGAGTTTGGTGGGCACAGGAGGCTGCTGGGCCAGGGTCTTCTCTTGGGACATCCCAACCCGCCTCATTATTGGGGAAGCGGGAGCCCATGTGTTCCCTAGTCGGGTGTATATTAACATCCCATTCCCAGCTCTTTAATCTCCAGTTTGTCGGGATCATCTATCAGGCCAGGCTCCCTCCAGGGCCAGGGGaaagcaggcagggctggcagctggggcCCAGCCAGGGGCCAGCGCCGCGAGGCCCCGGAGGAAGCCAGCTCCGGGTCCAACAGGTCGTGGCTCATGTGTGAAGAGCCGGTTCTGGCCCGGCACCTCATTGGGAAAAGCTTCATCAAAGCTGGGCTTAATTGGGTGGAAGCCTCGTTTGCATGGGCACTAACGGGGGATCAGAGGGCCGGGGCCGGCGCTGACGGCCCTACAAAGACAAGCAATTACCCGCCTGTCTGCATTATGTATTAACCCATCTGGGGCCGGGGATGGCCGCGGAAAGGGAGACAAAGGCGGGGGCGTGACTgggctcctcctgcccacaAACCCGCCTGGGGCCCCTTTGTGTAGCAGGATATGGGGGGCAGCTCCGAGGATGCTGCTGGGtaccagagcagggcaggagggacccTCAGCATCGCTGCATccccctcagcatctctgcaTCCCCCCTCAGCATCCCCATATCCCCCCTGAAAGCAGCCACCACTCATTGCACAGATGAGCCCCAGCTGAGAACAGTCACAACTCATCACACCAATGAGCCTGGCTGAGAACAGCTGCAATTTGTTGCATGGGTGAGCCCTGGCAGAGGACACCCATGATTCATTGAACTGGGCAATCCCAGCTGAGAATCAGGCACAACTCATTGCATGGGTGAGCCCCACTGAGCCCACCGCAAACCCTCCCTtctgcagagaggctgaggatgGGCCCAGCTCCCTACAGGACTGATCCACTGAGCCTCACCCTCCACGGTGTCACTCCCAGAGGTCAGTTGGCCCTAACAAGGATGCACGGCCACATTCCAATCAGCTGCTCCATAAGGATAATGAGCAACCCACTGCCCTCATTTGCATACCtttcctgccctccccacccctctAATTGGGGACTGAAGAGCTATGGAGCCATGGGGGGTCAAGGGCACAGGGCGAAGGGTCTGGGGGTCCTGGAACCCTGGGGCTAGGGGACACTGGTGCCTTGGGGGTCCCTTTGGGGACACACCACCAGTGGGGACACCCCTTCAGGGTTACTTGGGGGTGGTACTTGGGGACATTCTTTTGGGGACACTGAGGGTAGTGGTCCCCTTTGGGGACAATCCAGTGTGGCATGGGTGACAACCCtacaggcagaggcagctgttGATAAAGAGCACACCCTGCCCCCccatcctcctctcccccctctGCTGGGTGCCGCAGCCAGCCCCTATTCTCTGTAATTAGCAGGGGCTAATTATGGCCCCTGATTGTGGCTGGACAGTGGCTGCCAGGTGTGTGGGCATGAGGGCGTCGAGAGGGGTAGGGAGAGCAGGCCCACCATTCTGACCCTCTCCCACAGCCTGCCCCTCCCCTCTTTATTTAATCCCCCCATCCCTAATTACAGGGTTTAATTACTGGCCCCCATGCAGAGGGTGCTCAGTGTCCCCGTGGGTTCTATGGGTCACCTGAGGGGTCCCAGAGGCCACGCCCCTCTGCCAAAGCCACGCCCCCGAGCCAGCCCCGGCACCTTTTCCGCCAAGCCACGCCCACTCGTTGCACACACCTTGCACgtgccccgccccgccccctgGCCACACCCCCTCAGTTAGCCACACCCCTTACCTCGTGCCCCTCCCCTCAGAGGCCACGCCCCTCCCGCCAATCTGCACGtgcagcccggccccgcgctccgCCATCGGAAGCCCCGCCCCCCTCGCCTTCGCCACGCCCCCTCgctccccttccttcccagcGCTGCCGGAagccccgccctgccccgcgccgTCACTTCCGTCCGCTCGTTTCGGCAGCCGCAAGATGGCGGCGCCCTGCGGCTCCTCGCCCCTCCCGCCCGCCGAGCCGCCGCTGAAGATCCCCAAGATGGAGGTGCTGTCCCCCGGCTCGCCCGCCGCCCTCAGTGACGGCAACCCCAGCCTCTCCGACCCCTCCACTCCTAGCGGCGCCTCCCCGCTGGGCCCGGGTCcggcggccggcggggctgggctggggggccgcggcggggcctcGCCCTCCGTCTCCTTCTCCCCGGGGggagctgccgccgccgccgccgccgccgcttgCCGGGGGATGTCGTGGACTCCGGCGGAGACCAACGCGTTGATCGCGGTTTGGGGCAACGAGCGGCTGGTGGAGGCGCGGtaccagcagctggagggcGCCGGCACCGTCTTCGGCAGCAAAGCCCCCGGGCCTGCCATGTACGAGCGGGTCTCCCGCGCCCTGGCCGAGCTGGGCTACGAGCGTACCCCCTCTCAGTGCCGGGAGCGCATCAAGGTACCGCGGCGGGGAGGGGAGTGGCCGGGGGGTCCTACTGAGCGAGCTGCCGGCGCGGTTGGTGGCCCAGGGGTGGGGGCGGTCCGGCGCTGGGGTCAGCCTGCAGGTTTTGCCACTGCCAGCCGTTTTCCACAGCAACCTCTGGCCCTGGGTGCCAGACACCCTGTCCCGTGGCGTCACCCTTGTGAGGTCTCTCTGTAGGAGCTGTTTTCCAGAGCATCCTCTGGTTCTGGGCATAGGATCACCTTGTCCCAGAGCTCAGTGCAGCCCTTAACCATGGCTGTGGGAGCACCATATGCCCTGGGATCAATCCCTTCAGGTCCTCCCCTGTAGCATCCTCTGGTCCTGCCTGTGGGCATCTCCAGGGCTCAGCCCAGCCTTTGGCCTTGAGGTCATCCCATCCCTGGGATCACTCCATCCTGGACACCCCATGCAGGTGGTTTTCTGGAGCATCCTTTGGCCCTGGCTATAGGATCACTCCATCCCTCAGGATCAATTCCTCCAGGATCTCTCTTGAAGCCTCCTCTGGCCCTGGCTGTGGGTATCTCTGGGGTCTCAGCACAGCATTTGGTTCTGGGTTTTGGAGCACTGTGTCCCCTTGGATCAGCCTTGCCGGGTGTCCCCATGCAGGTGGTTTTCCAGAGCATCCTTTGACTCTGGGTTTGAGGCCACCTCATCCCCTGGGATCACCCCATCAGAGTCTCCCTCTGCTGCTAGTTTTCTGGAGCATTGTTTGACTCTGGGTGCAAGGCACCCCATCCCCTGGGATTAGTCCTTCCAGTATCTTCCCTGAAACATGCTCTAGTTATGCCTGTGGGCATCCTGGGGGCTTAGCCCAGCCTTTGACCCTAGGTTTGGGGGCACTTAATCCCCTGGGATCGCCCAGACAGGGTCTCCCTGTGCAGGCAGTTTTCCAGAGCATTCTCTGACCCTGGGCACAGGTCACTGTCCCCAGGGTCACTCTCCCCAGTGCTCAGTCCTGGATGCAAAGCAGTGCATCCCCTGGGATCAGTCCCTCCAGGATTTCCCCAGAAGCATCCTCTGCCCCTGATTGTGGTTGTTCCCTGAGGGACCTTGCCAGGTCACTGTGTCCACAGGGCTCAGCCCAGCCTTTGGCCTTGGGTTTGGGGCCACCTTTTTCCCCTGGGATCACCCCATCACAGTCTCCCCGTGCAGGCAGTTTTCTGAAGCATCCTTTGCCCTAGCTGTGGTGTCTCTGAGGGCTCAACCCAGCCTTTGTCCCCAGGTGCAGGGCACCCCATCTGTCCCCCAGTTTCAGCTCCCTGGCTCCCTACAGCACCCAATTGGCATTTCCTGGCCTGGAACAGACTGGGTGCCGGGTCCTGTGCATTCAGCTGCAGTTTCCCCTGTCTGGGAGGGCTGTGGCAGTGTCCTTTGGTCCTACATGAGGAGGGGAACAGGTCCCAGCTGCTTGGGTCCCCTTGAGTGTTTTTTGGGGAGCCACAACCCCTGGTTAGCTTGACTCCATCCCTTTACGTGTCCTCTAGCATCTTGTGGCCGTGAAGGTTTGTGACACCAGCTCCTCTCTAAAGGACACTCCAGGAAAAGGGGGCTCCCAGTTCCTCCAGTAATGGGCAGCTTGAACTCTGTTGCCCTCGTGGCTCCCTCTTGcttcagagcagctttgcaagGAGCAGCATCATCCCCAGCTCACCCCACAGTCTCAGAAACCTCTAGTGATTGAGTGGTGTTCAACAGTGATGACAGCAGGTTTGAAAGAGGGATCAGTTAGCTTATTTCctggagaaaaagggaaaggctgAATTTGGTGACCAGCTTGGGAGCAGCCTCTCCACACATCCTGCTTTTACAAAGAGGAATTTACTGGGATGGGGTGGGTTGGAATCACTGGGTTTCAGTTTATAAGATGAATGAAGCTCAGAAATGAGAGTTAAACCATCCAGGCTCcatctggattttattttctcagtt
This genomic window contains:
- the MSANTD2 gene encoding myb/SANT-like DNA-binding domain-containing protein 2 isoform X4 — its product is MAAPCGSSPLPPAEPPLKIPKMEVLSPGSPAALSDGNPSLSDPSTPSGASPLGPGPAAGGAGLGGRGGASPSVSFSPGGAAAAAAAAACRGMSWTPAETNALIAVWGNERLVEARYQQLEGAGTVFGSKAPGPAMYERVSRALAELGYERTPSQCRERIKMKCLPQKGH
- the MSANTD2 gene encoding myb/SANT-like DNA-binding domain-containing protein 2 isoform X3, whose product is MAAPCGSSPLPPAEPPLKIPKMEVLSPGSPAALSDGNPSLSDPSTPSGASPLGPGPAAGGAGLGGRGGASPSVSFSPGGAAAAAAAAACRGMSWTPAETNALIAVWGNERLVEARYQQLEGAGTVFGSKAPGPAMYERVSRALAELGYERTPSQCRERIKEARRHAEHYANLGVSPVEVGAVSELDGLLQAPPF